In the genome of Clostridiales bacterium, one region contains:
- a CDS encoding ATP-dependent RecD-like DNA helicase, whose product MKIEGTVEDIIYRNEENGYTVMVIDHEGDPVTAVGYFPMLSEGEYLCLEGEYRYNSKYGMQFEVKNISSVSPQSKEGITRFLASGLIHGVGEVIASRIVDMFGLKTFDVIENNPEELAKVKGISLEKAQKIAQSYSAVQSMREAVMFLQGYGLSPSLSLKIYREYGNSVKDILLKNPYKLVEDIEGIGFLTADKIAQKIGIKPDSDFRLSAGIIYILKSAAEKNGHTYLPIDELDKSVQDILKINKSQDELYAFYEKLAIEGKLKFYSKPEHKCVALSHLYNIEKNIAQRLLHLIENADDLKIDCSQDIQNYENKKGYKFDTIQKQAISSCLNDGVLIITGGPGTGKTTIISCVLDILRLKGGRFLLLAPTGRAAKRLQEASGQEAMTIHRALQPDFRGQGFLYNENNPLDYEYIIVDEISMVDAYLMNGLLKAIRPGTHLILVGDKDQLPSVGAGNVFADILASGKLPTTHLTQIYRQGETSNIVSNAHLINNGKMPVFDNSPSSDFFFLSANSPEKILSAAIEMVTTRLPAFAGLSPFKIQVLAPMKSGVAGVINLNRQLQNHLNPAHPSKPEIAYGGQTFRVGDKVMHIANNYELEWQRFQDNGVVVHGAGVFNGDMGIVISVRPSVGELTVEFEDGRQVTYGAETLEELMLAYAITVHKSQGCEFDAAVLALAGGSYMINTRNLLYTAVTRAKNYAVLIGQRETIYKMVKNTYTQTRYTMLQEMLREFGEKMEIFL is encoded by the coding sequence TTGAAAATTGAAGGAACGGTAGAGGATATCATTTACCGTAACGAAGAAAACGGTTATACGGTAATGGTTATTGACCATGAAGGCGACCCTGTAACAGCCGTCGGTTATTTCCCTATGCTGTCCGAAGGCGAATACTTATGTCTTGAGGGCGAATACCGTTACAACTCAAAATACGGAATGCAGTTTGAGGTCAAAAATATCTCGTCCGTATCTCCCCAATCCAAAGAAGGCATAACAAGATTTCTGGCAAGCGGGCTTATCCACGGCGTGGGCGAAGTCATAGCTTCCAGGATTGTGGATATGTTCGGGCTAAAGACTTTTGATGTAATAGAAAACAATCCCGAAGAGCTGGCTAAGGTCAAAGGCATTTCATTGGAAAAGGCCCAAAAAATAGCGCAATCTTATTCCGCCGTGCAATCAATGCGAGAGGCTGTTATGTTTTTGCAAGGGTATGGTCTGTCGCCCTCGCTATCCCTTAAGATTTACCGCGAATACGGCAATTCGGTCAAAGATATCCTCTTAAAAAACCCTTATAAGTTAGTGGAAGACATAGAAGGCATAGGTTTTTTGACGGCGGACAAAATCGCCCAAAAAATCGGCATAAAGCCCGACAGCGATTTTAGGCTGAGCGCGGGCATTATTTATATTTTAAAATCCGCCGCCGAAAAAAACGGGCATACCTATTTGCCCATTGACGAGCTTGACAAAAGCGTCCAAGACATTTTAAAAATCAACAAGTCCCAAGACGAGTTATACGCCTTTTATGAAAAACTGGCTATTGAAGGCAAACTAAAATTTTATTCCAAGCCCGAACATAAATGCGTCGCCTTATCCCATCTTTATAATATAGAAAAAAATATCGCCCAAAGGCTGCTTCATCTGATAGAAAACGCCGACGACCTAAAGATAGATTGTTCGCAAGACATACAAAATTACGAAAACAAAAAAGGCTATAAGTTTGACACGATCCAAAAACAAGCCATCTCGTCCTGCCTAAACGACGGCGTCTTGATAATAACGGGCGGGCCGGGCACGGGCAAGACCACAATTATTTCGTGCGTGCTAGATATTTTAAGACTAAAAGGCGGCAGGTTTTTGCTATTAGCCCCTACGGGCAGAGCCGCCAAGCGTCTGCAAGAGGCGAGCGGCCAAGAGGCCATGACTATACACAGGGCTTTGCAGCCCGACTTCAGAGGCCAGGGCTTTTTGTATAACGAAAACAACCCTTTGGATTACGAATATATAATCGTGGACGAAATATCCATGGTGGACGCCTATTTGATGAACGGGCTATTAAAGGCGATAAGGCCCGGAACCCATCTTATACTCGTGGGCGACAAGGACCAGTTGCCCAGCGTGGGCGCGGGCAATGTCTTTGCCGATATTTTGGCGAGCGGAAAACTTCCGACCACGCATTTGACCCAGATATATCGTCAAGGCGAAACCTCCAATATAGTCAGCAACGCCCACTTAATCAATAACGGCAAAATGCCCGTGTTTGATAACTCGCCTTCTAGCGACTTCTTTTTCTTAAGCGCAAATTCGCCCGAAAAAATCCTAAGCGCCGCGATTGAAATGGTCACAACCCGCCTGCCCGCTTTTGCGGGACTTTCGCCTTTTAAAATACAGGTGCTTGCGCCTATGAAAAGCGGCGTGGCGGGCGTTATTAACCTAAACCGCCAATTGCAAAACCATCTCAATCCCGCCCATCCGTCCAAGCCCGAGATTGCCTACGGCGGCCAGACTTTCAGGGTAGGCGACAAGGTTATGCATATCGCCAATAATTACGAGCTGGAATGGCAAAGATTCCAAGATAACGGGGTAGTCGTTCATGGCGCGGGAGTGTTTAACGGGGACATGGGCATCGTGATATCGGTTAGGCCCTCAGTGGGCGAGCTTACCGTTGAGTTTGAGGACGGACGCCAAGTAACTTACGGCGCGGAAACATTGGAAGAGCTGATGCTGGCTTACGCCATAACCGTCCACAAAAGCCAAGGCTGCGAGTTTGACGCGGCGGTCT